The following coding sequences are from one Leptolyngbya sp. NIES-3755 window:
- a CDS encoding ABC transporter, permease protein (similar to AA sequence:cyanobase_aa:LBDG_36830), which produces MDWWHKLKRNPLAKFGALLLVVFYLSVMAAEFVAPYSPCDTISITSGACKPQTDGALLPPTQIYWTDQSGSFIGPHVYPTTQGPVDVNTGDRELRVDRSKPSPLRLFVQGEPYRFFQLRFPLPTRFSITDPRFEEIEIFPGIPGNLHLFGTTGEGKFNLLGTDEQARDLFSRLVYGGRISLSIGLVGIALSFPIGMLIGGISGYIGGWVDAVLMRIVEVLMTIPSIYLLVALAAVLPPGLTSAQRFLLIIFITSFISWAGLARVIRGQVLSIKEREFVQASRAMGGKSLYIIVRHVLPQTATYVIISATLQVPSFIIAESVLSLIGLGIQQPDPSWGNMLSLATNASILVLQPWLVWPPAILIVLTVLAFNLLGDGLRDALDPRSLQR; this is translated from the coding sequence ATGGACTGGTGGCACAAACTCAAAAGAAATCCGTTAGCCAAGTTTGGGGCGCTTTTACTGGTGGTGTTCTATCTGTCAGTCATGGCTGCCGAATTTGTCGCGCCGTATAGCCCTTGTGACACGATATCGATTACGAGCGGGGCTTGTAAACCTCAGACGGATGGCGCACTGTTGCCCCCAACGCAAATTTATTGGACGGATCAAAGTGGCAGCTTCATTGGTCCTCATGTGTATCCCACCACTCAAGGTCCAGTCGATGTCAATACGGGCGATCGAGAATTGCGAGTCGATCGATCTAAACCTTCTCCATTGCGCCTCTTCGTCCAAGGTGAACCGTACCGCTTCTTCCAACTGCGATTCCCCCTACCAACGCGGTTTTCTATCACCGATCCCCGATTTGAGGAAATCGAAATCTTTCCGGGTATTCCTGGCAATTTGCATCTATTCGGTACAACGGGCGAAGGCAAATTTAACCTACTCGGAACCGATGAACAGGCGCGAGATTTGTTCAGTCGCTTAGTGTATGGTGGTCGAATTAGTCTCAGTATTGGACTGGTGGGAATTGCGCTATCGTTCCCGATCGGGATGTTGATCGGCGGAATTTCGGGATATATCGGCGGTTGGGTTGATGCAGTCCTAATGCGGATTGTTGAAGTGCTGATGACAATTCCGAGTATCTATCTATTAGTGGCACTTGCAGCAGTGTTACCGCCTGGACTAACCAGTGCTCAACGATTTTTACTGATTATCTTCATCACCTCGTTTATTAGTTGGGCAGGATTGGCGCGAGTGATTCGAGGGCAAGTCCTTTCGATTAAAGAGCGCGAATTCGTTCAGGCATCACGGGCAATGGGTGGAAAGTCGCTTTACATCATTGTTCGTCACGTTCTACCGCAAACTGCAACTTATGTGATCATTTCAGCGACGTTGCAAGTTCCGAGCTTCATCATTGCAGAATCAGTGTTGAGCTTGATTGGATTAGGAATTCAGCAGCCTGATCCGTCTTGGGGAAATATGCTATCACTTGCGACGAACGCTTCGATTCTGGTGTTGCAACCTTGGCTCGTGTGGCCTCCAGCAATCTTGATTGTTCTAACCGTGTTGGCGTTTAACTTACTTGGGGACGGGTTGCGAGATGCGCTCGATCCTCGAAGTTTGCAGCGGTAA
- a CDS encoding hypothetical protein (hypothetical protein;~similar to AA sequence:cyanobase_aa:LBDG_36820), which produces MDRFFSPIQQFLITWLLILVSGWLTLNALTYFGELISVVVTASLIAFLLNYPVSRLGKVLPRAVSAAIVYLFAGLILGIVAVTIAPPILQQAQQLATNLPNLITSGQEQISELQAWSQERHLGFDLSFLQQQLSVQLQDQTKSIASTGIGLVLGTFNWVLDFILILVISFYLVLDGQKIWKGITGIFSQPIREALTDSMRDSLQRFASGQLLLGLFMAVMLSIAFWWLKVPFFLVFAVFIGVMEVIPFIGATLGIVTVCVLVAFIDWWLAIEVLGVAIAIQQVKDNAIAPRILGELTGFSPVIILTSLLVGARVAGLLGVILAIPLTSVVKTIVEIMLNPDLPPQTGSIFSETVENSILEPILSVEPDESKVTVIVNDTH; this is translated from the coding sequence ATGGATCGTTTTTTCTCCCCGATTCAACAATTTCTCATCACCTGGTTACTGATTCTCGTCTCTGGGTGGCTGACCCTCAATGCCCTGACGTATTTCGGGGAACTGATTAGCGTTGTCGTTACGGCTAGTTTGATCGCGTTCCTGCTGAATTATCCAGTGTCGCGTCTGGGCAAAGTTTTACCAAGAGCGGTTTCGGCTGCGATCGTTTACTTATTCGCAGGTCTGATTCTGGGAATTGTTGCGGTGACGATCGCGCCTCCGATTCTCCAACAAGCTCAGCAACTGGCAACGAACCTGCCGAATCTGATCACGTCAGGACAAGAGCAAATTTCAGAGCTTCAAGCCTGGAGCCAAGAACGACATTTAGGATTCGATTTGTCGTTTTTGCAGCAGCAACTCTCGGTTCAACTTCAAGATCAGACGAAATCGATCGCATCGACTGGAATTGGTCTGGTGCTTGGAACCTTTAACTGGGTGTTGGATTTCATTTTGATTCTGGTGATCTCGTTCTACCTCGTGCTGGACGGGCAGAAAATTTGGAAGGGTATTACTGGAATTTTTTCGCAACCGATTCGAGAAGCGTTGACAGATTCGATGCGCGATAGTTTGCAGCGGTTTGCCTCTGGACAATTGCTGTTAGGGTTATTCATGGCGGTTATGTTGTCTATCGCATTCTGGTGGCTTAAAGTCCCTTTCTTCCTCGTCTTTGCCGTCTTTATTGGCGTGATGGAAGTCATCCCATTCATCGGAGCAACGCTGGGAATTGTAACGGTTTGTGTTTTAGTTGCCTTTATTGATTGGTGGCTGGCGATCGAGGTTTTGGGAGTTGCGATCGCGATTCAGCAAGTGAAAGATAATGCGATCGCGCCTCGGATTTTGGGAGAACTGACCGGATTCAGTCCCGTCATTATCCTCACATCGCTGCTCGTGGGTGCTAGAGTAGCGGGATTATTAGGCGTAATTTTGGCGATTCCCTTAACCAGCGTGGTGAAAACGATCGTCGAAATCATGCTCAATCCTGATCTGCCTCCACAAACGGGATCAATCTTCTCGGAAACTGTGGAAAATAGTATCCTGGAACCCATTCTCTCGGTCGAGCCTGACGAATCCAAAGTCACGGTGATCGTCAACGATACACATTAA
- a CDS encoding hypothetical protein (hypothetical protein L8106_01202;~similar to AA sequence:cyanobase_aa:LBDG_36810): MFNATELLIDDFVQKLKEGYRRTYGGWKSDYEDIIGWVGSMAMENIANSDALYHNVEHSILVTLVGQEILRGRHIRDGGVSCEDWLHFIISLVCHDIGYVRGVCRADKHNLYATGRDGAMVSVQPGSSDAAMTPYHVDRAKLFIDERFGGHKLIDVQIIKRNIELTRFPVPAAEDHQDTENYPGLIRASDLIGQLSDPRYLKKISALYYEFEETGVNKALGYRHPGDLRKNYPKFYWQGVYPYIKQALYYLSLTQQGKQIVANLYSNVFVVEHEPLDEC; this comes from the coding sequence ATGTTTAACGCCACAGAACTCTTAATCGATGATTTTGTCCAGAAATTAAAGGAAGGCTACCGTCGAACGTATGGCGGCTGGAAATCTGATTATGAAGATATCATCGGCTGGGTAGGGTCGATGGCAATGGAAAATATCGCCAATAGTGATGCGCTCTATCACAACGTTGAGCATTCGATTTTGGTCACGTTGGTCGGGCAGGAAATCTTACGAGGACGGCATATTCGGGATGGTGGCGTTTCGTGCGAAGACTGGCTGCACTTCATTATTTCGCTAGTCTGTCACGATATCGGCTATGTGCGGGGAGTGTGCCGTGCAGATAAGCATAATTTGTACGCAACGGGACGAGATGGCGCAATGGTGTCTGTTCAGCCTGGATCGTCCGATGCTGCAATGACTCCGTATCATGTCGATCGAGCCAAGTTGTTCATTGATGAGCGATTCGGTGGACACAAATTGATCGATGTCCAAATTATCAAGCGCAATATCGAATTAACGCGATTCCCGGTTCCCGCAGCGGAAGATCATCAGGATACAGAGAATTATCCAGGATTGATTCGGGCTTCGGATTTGATCGGACAGTTGAGCGATCCCCGCTATTTGAAAAAAATTAGTGCGCTCTATTACGAATTCGAGGAAACAGGCGTAAATAAGGCTTTGGGGTATCGCCACCCTGGAGATTTGCGGAAAAACTACCCAAAATTTTATTGGCAAGGCGTTTACCCGTATATCAAACAGGCGCTCTATTACTTGTCATTGACTCAGCAAGGAAAGCAAATCGTTGCTAATCTTTACTCGAATGTTTTTGTCGTAGAACACGAGCCTTTGGACGAGTGCTAA
- a CDS encoding hypothetical protein (hypothetical protein MC7420_8138;~similar to AA sequence:cyanobase_aa:LBDG_51410) yields MRVLSVSIGFLTLAGSFAFVAAPKAIAENTTPYPAEAVQIFTDTCVSQGTQGRIPPDVMREICSCNIREIQKTYTFEEFTQIGTALGEGKPAPAGFKEMVEDCVVEVLK; encoded by the coding sequence ATGCGCGTTCTTTCCGTCTCGATCGGCTTTCTCACGTTAGCAGGCAGTTTTGCCTTTGTCGCTGCTCCGAAAGCGATCGCTGAAAATACCACTCCCTATCCCGCTGAGGCAGTCCAAATCTTTACCGACACTTGCGTTTCTCAAGGCACTCAGGGCAGAATTCCACCCGATGTGATGCGTGAAATTTGTTCCTGCAACATCCGCGAAATTCAGAAAACCTATACGTTTGAAGAATTCACACAGATTGGAACCGCCTTGGGTGAAGGAAAACCAGCCCCCGCAGGCTTCAAAGAAATGGTCGAAGACTGTGTCGTCGAAGTCTTGAAATAG
- a CDS encoding hypothetical protein (hypothetical protein MC7420_1887;~similar to AA sequence:cyanobase_aa:LBDG_51400) — protein MEMVFIGSCRMSLTEFDSTLQRLGQVRFALLRLHKALLDGERIRYEQEHGRIRSNTEFFQLVLENEWFAWLRPISQFIVQIDEALSAKEPITMDQATELLSLTRQLMHPSESGSTLEQNYYQAIQRDPDIAFIHAELTNMLSA, from the coding sequence ATGGAAATGGTGTTTATCGGATCTTGTCGGATGTCTTTGACTGAGTTTGATTCTACGCTGCAACGTTTGGGACAAGTGCGTTTCGCCCTGTTACGGCTGCATAAAGCGCTGCTGGACGGGGAGCGGATACGGTACGAACAGGAACATGGACGGATTCGATCGAATACTGAGTTTTTCCAGTTGGTGCTGGAGAATGAGTGGTTTGCTTGGTTGCGCCCGATCTCGCAGTTTATTGTGCAGATTGATGAGGCGTTGAGCGCAAAAGAGCCGATTACGATGGATCAGGCAACGGAGCTTTTGAGCTTGACTCGTCAGTTGATGCACCCGTCTGAAAGTGGATCGACATTGGAGCAAAATTATTATCAGGCGATTCAGCGTGATCCAGATATTGCCTTTATTCATGCCGAGTTGACGAATATGCTGTCGGCTTGA
- a CDS encoding ATP-dependent DNA helicase RecQ (similar to AA sequence:cyanobase_aa:LBDG_51390), whose protein sequence is MISLHDRLKQIWGYSEFRFPQAEIVQTILDRKDALIVLPTGGGKSLCFQLPAIMQPGLTIVVSPLVALMENQVQELRQKRIPAAMLHSELPGSERKQILNTIENYRLLYLSPETLLSSPVWQRLLNPELKINSIIVDEAHCLTQWGETFRPVYYRLGAVRSTLSKDRDRVSIAAFTATANPLTQETIKRILQLESPQCFQISPYRANLTLKVESVVTPRQRRQRLLNVIRSQSGSGLVYVRSRRDGEELAEWLTQQGYSTAAYHAGLKSIDRRQIEQAWINDQLKFVVATCAFGMGVNKEQTRWVIHYHAPFLMSEYVQEIGRAGRDGKPAIAVLLKSSWIDPEDQQRWKFFETQEHQQTMKAQKLIQKLPEQGNIDAVSREFKGAAIALSLLHSSKQLIWTDPFHYQILSRNKLSALLNSTQSMKSYLNTKDCRWKFILRSFGFEQEAFNFACGHCDRC, encoded by the coding sequence ATGATTAGTTTGCACGATCGCTTAAAGCAAATTTGGGGCTATTCTGAATTTCGTTTTCCTCAAGCTGAGATAGTTCAAACGATTCTCGATCGGAAAGATGCACTGATTGTTCTGCCTACTGGCGGCGGTAAATCTTTGTGTTTCCAACTACCAGCTATTATGCAACCAGGATTAACCATTGTTGTTTCTCCGTTAGTTGCATTGATGGAGAATCAAGTTCAAGAGCTACGACAGAAACGAATTCCAGCAGCAATGTTACATAGTGAACTACCTGGATCGGAACGGAAGCAGATTTTGAATACGATCGAGAACTATCGATTGTTGTATCTCTCACCCGAAACATTGCTAAGCTCACCTGTGTGGCAGCGATTGTTAAATCCTGAACTTAAGATCAACTCGATCATTGTCGATGAAGCACATTGCCTAACTCAGTGGGGAGAAACATTTCGACCTGTTTACTATCGGTTAGGAGCAGTTCGATCGACCTTATCAAAAGATCGCGATCGAGTTTCAATTGCTGCTTTTACTGCAACGGCAAACCCACTAACACAAGAAACAATCAAACGAATTCTACAGTTAGAATCACCTCAATGCTTTCAGATTAGTCCGTATCGAGCCAATCTAACTCTGAAAGTTGAATCTGTTGTAACACCGAGACAACGCAGACAGAGGCTATTAAACGTAATTCGATCGCAGTCTGGTTCAGGATTAGTGTATGTTCGATCGCGTCGAGATGGAGAAGAACTTGCGGAATGGCTCACACAACAAGGCTATTCTACAGCGGCGTATCATGCAGGATTGAAATCTATCGATCGACGACAAATTGAGCAAGCTTGGATTAACGATCAATTAAAATTCGTAGTTGCAACTTGCGCTTTTGGAATGGGCGTTAACAAGGAGCAGACTCGCTGGGTAATTCACTATCATGCTCCGTTTTTGATGAGTGAATACGTGCAGGAAATTGGGCGAGCGGGACGAGATGGAAAACCCGCGATCGCAGTTCTTCTAAAGAGTAGCTGGATTGATCCAGAAGATCAACAGCGCTGGAAATTCTTTGAAACTCAAGAACATCAGCAAACAATGAAAGCTCAGAAATTGATTCAAAAATTACCAGAGCAAGGCAACATTGATGCAGTTTCGCGAGAATTTAAGGGAGCCGCGATCGCGCTTTCTCTCTTACATAGTTCCAAGCAACTAATCTGGACTGATCCGTTTCACTATCAGATTCTTTCCAGAAACAAACTATCTGCATTGCTCAATTCCACACAATCGATGAAATCTTACCTCAATACTAAAGACTGTCGCTGGAAGTTCATTCTACGATCGTTTGGCTTTGAGCAAGAAGCCTTTAACTTTGCTTGTGGGCACTGCGATCGCTGTTAA